The genomic stretch TCAGCGCGGCGGCCGGCGCGGATGTGCTGGCGTTCATCGCGGCTGAACCGCTGAATCCCGGCGATCTGCATCTGGCCCGCCATGACGGAACCGGTGAGCGCGCATTGTCACATGCGAACGACTGGCTGGGCGAGTGCGCGTTGAGCCGCCCGGAGCGGTTCACAGTCACGGCGAGCGATGGGCAAGCGATCGATGCGTGGCTGATGCGGCCGCCATCGCTGACCGGCGCGGTCAACCCGCCGCTGATCCTGCAGATTCATGGCGGCCCGCATTACCCGCTGGGCGAGCGGTTCTATTTCGATTTCCAGCGCTTGGCGGCGCAGGGTTACGCCGTGCTATACGTGAACATGCGCGGCAGCCAGGGCTACGGCGAGGCATTTGCGACCGCGATTCGAGGCGCGTGGGGCGAGCGCGACTATCTCGACTTGTTGGAATGCCTGGATGCGGCGCTGGCGCAGGGCGGTCTCGACGGCGGGCGGCTGGCCGTGACGGGCGTCAGCTATGGCGGCTACATGACCAACTGGATCATCGGGCACACGCCGCGTTTCCGCGCCGCCATCGGCGAGAACGGCATCAGCGATCTGCAGGCCAACTTCGCGACCAGCCTGCATGGCGAAGAGTTCTGGAACTGGGAACTCGGCGGCACGCCCCAGACCATGCCGGCGCGCTACCGGACGCTGTCGCCGGTGACATACGCTGCGAACGTGCAGACACCGCTGCTGCTGGTGCACGCCGAGAACGACACGAACTGCGCGATCGCTCAAAGCGAGACCATGGCCAACGCGGTGCGGGCGCACGGGGGCGTGGCGTTGCTGGTGCGCATCCCGGGCGAGGGGCACCTGATGAACCTCATCGGCACGCCGGAGCACCGCCAGCAGCGCATGGCTGCGATCGACGAATGGCTGGCGCGCTGGCTATGATTGTTCCGACTGCTCTGATTCGGGCTCAACGCATGACACTATCCGACCGGGGAGGCTGTTGTGACGCTACAAGCATTTCAAGTTGACCCCATTCCGTCG from Chloroflexota bacterium encodes the following:
- a CDS encoding S9 family peptidase, which produces MARLLGTDDLFRLRWLDDPQESPDGHRIACVVMALDEALDATVSQVLVLDDAGRMLHRLGAANTRSDSPRWSPGGDRLAFVSADGGAERIWLADASTGDTRCLTAAATTATEPAWSPDGRWVAYSAPVDGHRQIGRLPAAGGEPQPVTHGQWQAYAPQFSPDGTRIAFLAQCSTVAPADVWVCSATGGELKRLTAGTGPVRALAWSPDSRSIAYIAHARGPAQGVDFGVWVVPSERGAPRHLTDGFGRSAGLTVRADDSRGTQAPSLCWLPDGIYFVFADGGRSHIGRVSPGEPVQTVIGGDRACLSFSAAAGADVLAFIAAEPLNPGDLHLARHDGTGERALSHANDWLGECALSRPERFTVTASDGQAIDAWLMRPPSLTGAVNPPLILQIHGGPHYPLGERFYFDFQRLAAQGYAVLYVNMRGSQGYGEAFATAIRGAWGERDYLDLLECLDAALAQGGLDGGRLAVTGVSYGGYMTNWIIGHTPRFRAAIGENGISDLQANFATSLHGEEFWNWELGGTPQTMPARYRTLSPVTYAANVQTPLLLVHAENDTNCAIAQSETMANAVRAHGGVALLVRIPGEGHLMNLIGTPEHRQQRMAAIDEWLARWL